The genomic segment tattaataataaacattttaagtgatGAGATTTAAGACATGTTGCAAAACTctctatttaaactaattaaattgagGTATTTTAACCAATCAAAAGaccataataattttccaattgtttattttatataacaaatacaaAGATAGTAATTTCTGAGTAGAAATACAAGATCCAAGTCCAGCCAAATAGTAGTATGGAATTAAACCATCGGGGCTAGTAGCTCTAAGTCGTCGATACTACAGTCAGGTCCTACAAAAGGAGTCCGGGTCTTCCCTTTAGGTAATCGCTCTCTTTCAGGAGACAACAGTCAATATTCTCCATAAAGGTCCAatcaaaaattacgttaaaaccACTGGCTGGATTGTTACCAGGATGCCTAGAAAGTATACCCGAGGAAGTttcattaattgtatttaaGGAAAACTTACATAGGCCCCGTTTGTAGCAGTGTGTGGTCTCAGTTAAGATCCTTTTGGAAATTCATCCAGGAATTTGTATATGTTGTTAGAAGCAGTTAAGTTTTTTACCCACTGAACTGCCCAGCAATAAAATTCTTTGCGTACtttggtgtaattttttttttattttgttttattacacgACGGGGAATGCATTTACGCACGAACTGGGACGCACAAGGCACTCCAGGACAGTGTGGGGCTCGGTGAAGCCACTACCCACTAAACCCCTCCGTAGGCGCCGATATGTACCCATCTTAACTCCTAAAAGCCAAACTAGTTTTATACACATATGGTTATTTGGGTGGTGCAATTCCTATAAATATAGGCGATCATGCATcttattatcttaaaatttttgcgGTCCAGCCCGCAAGCGATTTTGGGCAAAGCCAGGTTTTTGAGATTACCCAAAATGCATAATCGCCGCATATTTATAAGAGCCCTCCATATGTGtatatattttggtttttggaaaaatcggGCTTTACTAATTAGGTGGAATATATAGCCGCTGTTTATTGGCTGGTCGACGCAACTACCAACTTGACCGCAATTCTTATTCAAATTGGGTACGCCAAACTTCGCTCTAGAAATAAATTcgcatttttggttaaaatcaATTTACATACCTGAATTTTGCAGCTAGCCCTCTAGGTACTCATTTTGAAGTCCGCTGAGACACAGTGGGCAACACTATGTCCAGCTTCTAAGAAGTCAAAAATGTTTGCCCTACATTCTTTGATATTTTTAGtatcaattttttgttgattaaaGAGCAGCCAAGACTGATTGTATTCAACGTCTTTTTTCCtagattatattaatttattaatataatggaAAGCCATATCAGTGAAGAGTgaggtatgttttttttacgtCAAGGCTGTTAGTAAtacaaacataaacaaaaatcagatttttacaaatcgatttagatatttattcttaaatgtataaaaaagtttcattcaaatcctttgggagctttgggagttatagccattaagtttttttaatacatctaacaattcaataattttttaccaaaaaactttcgtttgtagaggtttgcaaccatgtcaaatcgatttagatatttattgttaaatgtataaaagagtttcattcgaatcctttgggagttttggaagttatagttgtttatatttttctacatctaacatttcaatatttttttaccaaaaaactttcgtttgtagaggtttgcaaccatgtcaaatcgatttagatatttattgttaaatgtataaaagagtttcattcgaatcctttgggagttttggaagttatagttgtttatatttttctacatctaacatttcaatatttttttaccaaaaaactttcgtttgtagaggtttgcaaccatgtcaaatcgatttagatatttattgttagttgtataaaaaagtttcattcgaatcctttgggagttttggaagttatagctttaaattattttttgtacatctaaaaattcaataaatttttaccaaaaaactttcgtttgtagaggtttgcaactatctaaaatcaatttagatatttattatcttttataaaaaaaagttttatcgaaatcctttgggaattttgggagttagagcctttttcatttttttacaatttgactttttaattaattttcacaacaaaaccttagtttgtagaggcttgagaccatcgtcagtcgatttaggtattcatcgttaatatctggacaaaaaattattaacatcccttgggaatttcaggagatacgggcattatattgattaaataacagggagcgcggactataaattggtcgctggcaaccggcatatgctgcgttctcgattttggttactggatatcgatcggacgctagcttcacacacatggTTAGTTTTCCCAAAACATGTTTCTCAGTATAATAAAAgtgcaaatttaaataaatcaaaatgtatATTTCCACAAAATGTACAAATAGACACCCttgcaacttaaaataaatcctTACAAGGTAAAAACCCCAtcaattatattgtttatattaatcGTCCAATGCCCCACTAAAAATAAGATCGATGGCGGCCTGCAGGTCGCCTCCGGCCGCCGTGAGGGCCCTCACGTTTCTCCCCTCGTCGTTAAGCCCCAAATCCCGCATTTGGCGTAGCTGAGTCGCATAcctaaccaaaaaaaaaaaaactaatatacaccCAAGTAAGTTTCATctttgttatataaaataaaaacattcccGAGAATAAGTTTAATAAGGCCGGTATTAGACTATAAAAGATATTTGACAAAGATCttctataaaagaaattttataaaatattttacagtgtaatgttacttcttttataaaagattagttttataaacttttatagcatttaataacatatgattacatttgataaaatatttgaccAGTTCAAAGCAATATGGCGGATAATAAGTTTGTTTGGTGCGTTGCGGCgaccaaattattaatttccgaATATGAGAGTTACGAAATGTTATATAATCATCAACATCCGGATtacaaaaatcgaaataaaagaCTAGATACATATAAACGAATTGCTGAAATACTAAATACAGTAAGCAAAGGTTGCAAGGtggaggatattaaaaaaaaactaaatgggtTGAGAAGCCAATATTTATCAGAGAAAAtgaaggtaaatattttatttttttataacattttactttttggtttattgacatataatacaattaaaagttaattatttattattttatttaatgctcCAGGTAATTCAGTCCAAAAAAAGTGGAGCCGAAGAGCATGATGTTTATAAGCCTAAGGTGTATTGGtttcctttattaaaatttttggacaaGTCAACAGAAGCTGATACATCAGAATCCAATTTAGAAATCCAGTCTGAACAATCCCAAGCGGGAAGTGACATTTATAATgccataaatcaaaataatgtaagttatatgattatatataattttcttgccATGGAACTTTTCCAGAACCGttataatatgatttaaatgCATCTCTTATTTCTCGACCATGGCGGTTCCCTCCAATATGAACCTGTCTTGTAAGAACTTGCATTTCCTGAAGATCTTCATCGATATGAACGTCTTGGTATTGAAAACCATTTTCAGTTCGAGTAAAAACGTCATGGCGTGTATATAGATGTTTTCGTCTTTCAGTTAACAGATTATGTAATGTGCAAGCAGCAAGTGTGATGCATGTAACTTTTTCAGGTGCTAAATTAATTGCAGTTAAAAAAACTCTGAATCCCATGATGACCATTCGTCTTCCACGAGATagtctgtaattaaatattttttcttccttagttatattttttaaagaatacggTTTCATAACATTGTAGCTCAGAGGAAACGCGTCATCAGCTAGAACAACATAGGGCATGGTAATATTTGTGTTCGGAAGATTTTTGCCGTCGGGAATGTTTAATATTGTTCTGTCTAGTAAGCATCTTCTTAGTTGGCTTTTAGCAAACACCCCACTGTCACCGATTCTGCCATTCGTTCCAACATCTACATACACAAATTTATAGTCGGCGTCAGTGAGAGCAAATAATATGATACTATGATAAGACTTATAGTTAAAGAAATGAGAGCCGCCTATTTCCGGACAATTAATTCGAATGTGTTTTCCATCCATTGCTCCAATTGTATTGACCACATTCCATTTGTTTTCAAACTCCTTGGCAATATTTTCCCATTCCTCTCTAGTTGTTGGTGtctgtaagaaaaataaatattttaaaagtttatctaacacatttttttatttacaggatGACACCAGTGAAAAGGCAGAAACTACAACTTTAGCTTCCAAATCTGCTACAGATGGCATAAAACCAGCggtttccataaataaaaaaagaaaatctattccTTACGATGACCTACTAGTTAAAGCTTCTGCAACCATGTCAGAAATGGGTAAAATTGTGAAACAAACTTCAGTGCATAATCAAACACAGGATGATGCCCTAGATACTTTCGGGAAATTTGTAGTATCTGAATTACGTGGGATACAGGGAGCCAGCAATGAGTTTGTACTAAGGCAAACAAAACGcaaaattcaacaaatattaatgGATACTTGGGATACTCTTGATCAACCGACCAGGCTATTAAGTCCAGCCTCATCCCAAGAATCATGGAGGTCATTACCACAGCCACCCCATCATAGTTATACTCCGTTggagtataattttaataataatttcaatgaaGAGAATGGGCTAACCAATTCCGATAATTTGATTAGCGATGCACTTAGAATGGCTAACGTGACAAGCACAGATTTTCAgcaagaaaatatttgaataaatattgatttgtattatttcattttttttgttcctatttaagttctagttttgttataaatagaaataaagaatcatttttattattttttacaaagtaaTTTTACTACATACCTTcagatattcatttttcaatGCCTGATATATGGCCTTGGACGTTTCCGGGATTATGCCTGATAGGGTACATTGAGGTATACGACTGCTGTATTGAAGACTGGAATAACTCTCTCCAGTTGCCAGAAATCGAAGGGTCACCATAAGGCGTTCCTCAACGCTGATAGGATTCCTTAAGTGTGTATTTTGTCGGGATATAATTGGTGCTATTTTTGAAGCAATAAACGGAAATGTTTCGTGATCCATTCTTAAATAGTTTTCATAACTCCTACTATCTTCAGATAGTAACTCTCTTAGCAGATTATGATGGATTCCTCTTAAATTACGCCTCGCTACCCAGGGTCTTTCCCAAAGTCGacggtttttttctttttttctttttaacactAAACACATTGTAACAACAGCAGCACTCATAGCAACAGCGCAAGCTAATGCACGTCTTTcatccatttttaaataaaaataacgtcgcgattctctttaaattttacaaagttcTTTGATAGTGTAATACTGTTCTACTGCtcaaaaacttttcttaaaagaactagaatcaaacaaaatgttttataaaagatcTTTGTCAAATATCTTTTATAGTCTAATACCGGGCTAAGACACAACTAGCTAAAATAAACCAGATTTTCCTCGTACCTTCCGGTTCCGCCGGCAGCGGGCGTCAAAGCGTCCTGCAACATCGCGGGCGTAATCATCGACCCGATCCTGGAAGCGGACGGTGATCCGCCCCCCGCGGCTGCCGCCAACGCGGCGGCCAAATGGGCGGCTGTGATGCCGCCCCCTGAAGACGGTCCGTCGCCCTCCATGTCGTCGTCGTCGTCCGATAGGGCGTCCAGCGAATACGAGTGACCGGACGACGGGGGCGGCTGAAAAGAGGCCGCGGTTCCACTTACTGGAGTGGTCTTGTGAAACTCGGTGATAATATAGCGGACAGCCAACAGTATTGTTGGGTTGCGCTCTGCAATCTATAAATTTCTCAGTTTTATTCGGTAAATAGATTAATGGGTGTTCCCTCTTACTTTCCAACAAGTTTTTGGGTCTTCCAATTGGGTTAAAATGTCTGGTTTCGATATAAAAGCTATTGCCATAGGGTCATCTTGCAGTCCGGGCACTGCAGATATTATTTTATCCAAGTCTGTAGGGTTTTCGAGGCGCTAAAAGTCAAATAATTTTGCAGTTATTGACTTGTTTCATTAATAGTTGGGAACATACATGTAAAGTGGTTCTAAATGATGGGGAGGCCCTAAAACTCCTGTAAGAACTAGCAAGTTCCTGGATAAACGCTTCGTTTATTTTGGGTGGCTCACATTTGGCAGACTGCTTAGGTTTCAGCTTCTCAATAACATGAATGGTGACTCCAGCGGTGACCCCATAGCTTGACAAAGGCTTCTTGTCATCCAACAAGAAACCACAAAAAGTAAGTTCTATATGAAGGCAACAGTCGATATTAAGGCTCTTTTAAGACAAGAAATATTTACCGAAATCGTCATCGGGGTTCTCGCCCAACTCCTTTGTCAAATGGGGCCTGAGGATTTCCACGTTCGAGTCCAAATCCACGTCGTCCACTTTTACCCTGCGCAATTTATCCTCGTTCCATATTCCTAAGAATATGCTCAGGGCCATTTTCTGCCTCTTCGGGTCTACCGGTGCCTCAATGTTGCTGTTAAAATGTCCAGACAATGATTGTTTAAAATTTGCACAGTCTTTGtgattgtttgtttttttcgtTTGACATTGACAAGTTGAGGTTAGATTTGATATTTGAACGTGAGAGTTAGGGGCAACGTTGCCGAACCCTTGATAAGGGAttgattttcctaaaaaaattctaacctAGAAAACACTTGCCTGTTAGGGTTATAAATGAAAcgaataaaaatacaaacaattgatgttttatttatttaggtagaacaataataattatatataataataataatgattttacaCAATAATCTACTTAAACATCGTCAATGTACAACTTGTTCCCACCTCTATACAATGAAACGAGTACCTTattcaagtttatttatttttaagcaattattataatctatagAGTTACGCCTAATCCCAAAACTCATTGGCCGAAACAAGCTGATTCTTTATATAAATagtctaaataaatataacagcCATATAAACTATCATGATAGAAAAggttaacaataaataacaaaactacACAATACCATTTTGTGTTAATTTAACTAACTAATTGATTTATCCAAGAATTATTTACAACagcaattaaataatcaaacgATTTTCGACTGAGAGGAAGACAAAGCCAATATTGGAAaatctatatattatattttaacgcGATTATTAGCaacactaaaatataatttatatttacaatacTTATCTTAGGATGTGgcttgtttttaattaaaatgtaatttaataaattaaaaatatcccacaaaaaaaaaaattcactttttataaGAAATGTCGTTAGAAGTGGCAACATTGCTAATTTATCAGCTGAGAAACGTCAAGCGTTAATGACAGATGTCATCTGGGTTTgttgtttaaaagttttatgttttgattttagtttttttgtacccaaaggaattttatcttttacaGGTAAGTTATTATTCAAACTTAATTAAGTGATGCAGTTTTTGTGTATAAACTAATTGGAAAGAATAGAGATTGATTTCATCAgtataatcaattaaattaatttaaaatgtttcttctctacaaataaaaaatttacttcaataaaaatatatatcacttTCAAGTGATATGCCAATTTTTAGGGGACCAAtttggtattaatttttttttaagtattgggAAGAACACTATTGGGATTGCAAAATAAGAAAGTACCTCTTAACAAATGTATTACCAGAATGTGGGAGGGCTTCGTACCAAAATTGCTGAGTTGAATGGTTGAATGTTGGATTGTTTAAGTTatgatattattgttattacgaAGAGTTGGTTGAATGAGGACATTTTTTCGGAAGAACTTAGTTGCTGTAATTACAGTATATTTTGTGCTGATAGAAATGTGCAGATTACATCAAAGAGTAGAGGTGGTGGAGTGCTAATACTGGTAAAAAATCACATACAAGCTTCAATCATTAAAAAGACAGAATCTCACTTTGAACAGCtgtttttgttatgtaaatgtTCAGGATCAAGTTTTGTTGTTGGCGGTGTATATATTCCCCCAGGGTCCTCTGATGATATCTATAGTGATCACTGCATCACAATTGAAGAAATCTGTTCTATGTATCCTAGCACTAAGTTTTACATGATAGGTGACTTCAATTTGCCAGGGGTACATTGGTCAAATGCTCATAATGGGGTCCAAGTAGACTGTCCAACAAATTCACCAGCCGTGTTTCTAGCACaaatatatggtttttttaatatgtaccaAATGATTGATATGCCAAATAGCAGGGATGTGTTCCTGGATCTTCTGTTTACCATGAAATGTTTTAAGTCTCCAGATCCACTTTTTTGTGACTCAATTCATCATATTTCTTATGCCTGTAATTTTAGAGTAGACAACAATGTAATGTTGGATTCACTTATAGTtgaggaattttattttgattttaaaaatggggACTATCAGGGGactaatgattattttttttctataaattgggatactatttttaatgataGCGATATTAACATTATGGTGTCAGAGttctataacattttaaattttggtatacaatgttttgtgcctcaaaaaaaaaataagacatcgttggtatttctcaaaaaaagtaaGCATAAAAAATACCAACTATCCCATGATGAAAGAGATTATCATGAATTTACCGTTCTGAGAGCTCAGTGTAAAAGGTTAAGTCAAGAGTGCTACAGAAATTATCTTGCTACTTTGAATGAAAACTTGACTAGTAATCCgaaaaatttttggaagttcGTTTGGAAGAAAAGAGCATCTAACATTGTACCAAGGAAAATGTTTTTAGATAATAGTGTTGCAACTGATGGTCAGCAGATTGTTGATTTATTCGCTACTCACTTTTCTGCAGTCTATTCAAATGCAAACACAATCCCACCTGAAAAGTCTTTTAGCCAAATTAATATTGACTGTCCTGTCATAAATCTGGCTGAGGTGTTTGATAAGGTGGGGGCTTTGCCTAATAAGTTAATGATTGGTCCAGATGGAATCcccaatattcttttaaaaaactgtcgATATGCACTATCACAGCCACTATGTAAACTTTTTAACTTATCTCTTATTTCTGGAACATTTCCAGACATATGGAAAGAAGGTTATATTtctcctatttttaaatcagggtCGAGGGATGATGTCAAAAATTATCGTAGTGTGTCCATAGTGTCATCCATCCCCAAAATTTTTGACAGCCTTATGTTTGCCCATTTAAATTGGCAATGTAGAGAAATTATTGTTGAGGAACAGCATGGTTGTAGAGGTGGTCGGTCCACTCTTATAAATTTACTCATATACCACAACAAGTTGTCAGATGCCTTGGAGAGGGGGTATCAAATTGATGCTGTAtatacagacttctccaaggcgtttgacaaggtaaattatttgttattaattgaaaaattgagaaatataggtttttctgatagATTGCTAAAATGGTTGCTTAGCTTTCTTAGTGATAGAAAGCAAGTGATTAAACTTGGTAATTTTATATCTAAGGTGATTGAAGTTTGTTCTGGAGTGCCACAAGGCGGACACTGCTCTCCTTTactattaatttgtttgttaatgaCCTTAGGGATGTCTTGGagtattgtgaatttttaatgtttgctgatgacctcaAACTTTTCTTGGTTATTATGAATGAACTTGATATCAGCCTTTTACAGAAAGATCTTGATAGCCTTTCTCTGTGgtgccaaaataatttgttagatttgaatattaataaatgcttccaaatttcatttcataGGAAAAAAGTAGGATACCATCATTTTACACAATTAACGGCCAGAAACTTCAATTAAAGGATGTTGCTAAGGATTTAGGAATACTGTTTGACACAAAATTAAACTTCTGCAATCATATAGACCAAATAGTAGTAAAAGCTAATAGAATGTTGGGTTTTATGCTTAGAAATTGTAAGGGGTTATCATTGCAAGCTGTCAAATCTGTATATGTGGGATTGGTATGATCACAGCttgagtatggctcaattatcTGGACTCCCCAGTATAATGTCCATAAGTCATTACTGGAGAGTgtgcaaaacaaatttttaagatattataactaCATGTTTAATTTAGATCTTATTGCTAATCATGATTATTcccaaatattgaattatgttaaagttttgtctttggataaaagaagaacaatgTTTGACATCTGTTTTGTCTATAAGTTGTTGAATGGTATTGCATCCTGTCCGGATTTACTTTCCcaagttaaattttctattcCTCAGAGAACACTtggacaaaataatttatttcatattggaTTCCATAAAACCAATTAtggtaaaaactcttttttggaGAGATCTCTAGATTTTTTGGATCGGGAGGAGAGGCTAGATGTTTTTAGCAATTCATATGGGTCTTTTAAGGGTAGTTTAATGAACATTTTGAATACTTAGTattgttcaattaatatttttaatgaatatgttGTTTGATGGGTAAACCAAGTGAGAATTTATGTTCCTAATCTATTAGTTAatacaaagatattttttttttgtttatttactttagagttttttttttagttaagtactttaactcttaatagtttaagtaaggattattaattattgacttaactgtattttataattttttttttttgtaatgggggtTTCCCGTTTAatgaatacataaaaaaaaaaacatgggaTTACACTCTGTCAGAGAATAGTCTTATGCACTGGAATGTTTAGACCTAGGGTTCTTGTATTGAGcccaaaaagaattaaaaattgattagaaATGTGAAAATCTCAATTTTAATACTACGCAGAATGTGCacagttttcttttatatcacAAACTCAGACCATTCCATGCCAATAAACAGAGTTTTCTGTTGTATTACAAACTCCTAGggtagataaaaaaaaagaacagttcatatgaacatgggtccgAAAATGCTTCCTCAGGGACCTAGAGCTCTTTAAAGATAACCTTTGAAAAGCAGATTTCATTCTATAGCTTCAAATTCAGTAATTTAGCTACTGCAACCAGTTTTGAGACATAAATTATTGgtagaacatttatttttttgaacttaCTAAACAAACCAGTCCACCCCGCACactatttggtaaatttaaccTATATCTCTAAGACTTCGATTTCTGCTCATTTTCACACCAGTTTCCCTTGGTACTTCATTCTTATCATGTAATCCCAATAGGGATCTGTCTTGATTGATCTCAAATATATAGAACAAATGTTAAACCCTGAATTTCCCATAATCTGGACCTAAAAGTGTAAGTACTTGATCTAATAAGCTAAAAAAAGGGGCAGTGGAAGAAACAAAGTCTACCCAGCAATACTTGAATTACTTATTGTCGATTCGCGATACTGAAACATAACACTAGTAGTACGCAAGTAAAGATCTCGTCCAGTGTCTTTACTACAACAACGAATCACTAACtactttaacatatttacaaGTTAGTTTGGTTAATAACAATATTAGTACTGTCACCGATAGACAACTAGGACATTACAAgatattgttattaattcttatattaaatCTATTTACAGTtagtaaagaaataaattatatagaatatACAATATAAGGACAACTTAAAAGAGGTTATGGCACATAACAGTGACAACTTTTTGACTTGCCCTGCTATGTGCCTCGGCAACGAGTAGGCGGAGCTTAATTCCATTGATAAAAGGGCGTGGCTTTGGTTTTGCTTACTACAGGGGTCATTTAAAAGGTACTTAAGAAACAGTTATAGAAAGTAGAATATTCTATCTTAACCTGGTTCACTACATCGTAAAGCTATATAATATAGTGCTATTATGTAATTAGTAGCAAATAtagaaatggtttttttttaaatattccggttgatagttttatatattatgtgtgtgtgtgtgtatgtcGAGTACACATTTGTTTTTGATAcgtatataatatgtaatacaCATGTTAAGTATATTCCTTATTGAATTACCACAATAATACCGTTATAAGTATAATTATCAGGCTTTTTTTTGTGGTAAAGTAGGATTTTGAGCACCGCTAATGCATGATCATACACATTGTGCTCGGGAATGTTCGTTTCGtcacaatttcaaaatattacaaCCACAAGGAGCAGATTCGTTTTAGGTTTAAATATGAACGAAAGGCAtgcagtaaaataattattatatccaTTAAAGGCTCGACTAAAGGTGACTCTCATTATTCACTCAATGATGCTTAGAACAGCCTGTGCACGGACATTTgtttatatttgctttttttcgtTTGTTGTTACAGGTGTTATTAGTCAATgatataataaaagtttatatatttCAACTAGCCTAAAATGTAATGCATTAACAGCatctaattaaacaaaataacactttataaaaacagagtttattttgtttaacttaAACCTTTGTGTGACCttgtataaaatttatgaaaaattctCTTGCAAGTGAATactactaaattttaatatgttcAAGTCAAGAGAAATCAGGTTGCCTCCCCATTTGTGCTTTCTTTAATTTCATAGGgggtaaaatttaaaacatttagtaaaaaaaatacattctatTATGTAGTGTATTGTGACCTTTTTCTATTATGACCTCCTTCCATAAAATGAAGACTAGAATAACAAACTCGCTTGCGTATTTGGagttagaaattatttttatactttatctATTAAATGTAATTGTTTGAGCCATGATGTTCTATAAATAGAGTGATAGGG from the Anthonomus grandis grandis chromosome 10, icAntGran1.3, whole genome shotgun sequence genome contains:
- the LOC126741536 gene encoding ubiquitin-like protein 7, whose amino-acid sequence is MALSIFLGIWNEDKLRRVKVDDVDLDSNVEILRPHLTKELGENPDDDFELTFCGFLLDDKKPLSSYGVTAGVTIHVIEKLKPKQSAKCEPPKINEAFIQELASSYRSFRASPSFRTTLHRLENPTDLDKIISAVPGLQDDPMAIAFISKPDILTQLEDPKTCWKIAERNPTILLAVRYIITEFHKTTPVSGTAASFQPPPSSGHSYSLDALSDDDDDMEGDGPSSGGGITAAHLAAALAAAAGGGSPSASRIGSMITPAMLQDALTPAAGGTGRYATQLRQMRDLGLNDEGRNVRALTAAGGDLQAAIDLIFSGALDD